One region of Candidatus Omnitrophota bacterium genomic DNA includes:
- a CDS encoding AbrB/MazE/SpoVT family DNA-binding domain-containing protein, translating to MKTEFRGGHGGGFHSVVTVGGRGQVVVPADIRKTFKIKSGDKLVVFAKPDGMIGFIRAEEFNRFLNEATKVLSKLKGKF from the coding sequence ATGAAAACCGAATTCAGGGGCGGCCACGGCGGCGGGTTCCATAGTGTAGTGACTGTAGGCGGGAGAGGGCAAGTCGTGGTCCCCGCGGACATCAGGAAGACGTTCAAGATAAAGTCCGGCGATAAGCTTGTCGTCTTCGCCAAGCCGGACGGCATGATCGGGTTTATACGGGCCGAAGAGTTTAACCGTTTCCTTAATGAGGCGACAAAAGTACTTTCCAAACTAAAGGGCAAATTCTGA
- the hcp gene encoding hydroxylamine reductase, with the protein MFCRQCEQTAQGTGCTMQGVCGKDPVTATLQDLLIYAMKGIAVYGNMARELGIKDKEADLFLKEGLFTTITNVDFDPERLKQFLTRAYEVKEKMKGLFLREYKKKYDKDFATRLPDATDWKPANSIEGLVDQGRQVGVLSWPAMDEDSRSLQEFLLLGLKGMAAYADHAAVLGLEDEEVDAYFHKALSKLAEDNLSAEETLAMNMEFGKVNFKCLELLDKANTEHFGNPSPTRVKLGLKKGPAIIVSGHDLLDLEMLLDQTEGKGINVYTHGEMLPAHGYLAFHKYKHFAGHFGTAWQNQQKEFDGVPAAFLFTTNCIQKPRDSYKAQVFTTGLVAWPGVTHIPGFDDKDFSPVIRKALELDWLKADKIGKEIVVGFGHNAVLGVADRIVGSVKERRIRHFFLIGGCDGAKPGRNYYTEFAEKVPKDCVILTLACGKFRFNTLEFGDIGGIPRLLDLGQCNDSYSAIKIALALAGAFGCGVNDLPLSIILSWYEQKAVCIFITLLSLGVKNIRLGPSLPAFVSPNVLKVLVNNFGVKPITTPGEDLKAILG; encoded by the coding sequence ATGTTCTGTAGGCAATGCGAGCAGACCGCGCAGGGTACCGGCTGCACTATGCAGGGCGTTTGCGGGAAAGACCCGGTCACAGCGACACTCCAGGACCTTCTTATATACGCGATGAAGGGCATCGCGGTCTACGGAAATATGGCGCGCGAGCTCGGCATAAAAGATAAAGAAGCAGACCTTTTCCTGAAAGAAGGGCTTTTTACCACGATAACGAACGTTGATTTCGACCCGGAACGGCTCAAGCAATTCCTGACGCGCGCGTATGAGGTCAAGGAAAAGATGAAAGGGCTCTTCCTCCGGGAATATAAGAAGAAATACGACAAGGATTTCGCGACACGCCTCCCGGACGCGACAGACTGGAAACCCGCGAACAGCATAGAAGGCCTGGTAGACCAGGGCAGGCAGGTAGGTGTCCTTTCATGGCCCGCGATGGATGAGGATTCGCGCAGCCTGCAGGAATTCCTGCTTTTAGGCCTTAAAGGCATGGCGGCCTACGCCGACCATGCCGCGGTCCTCGGCCTTGAAGACGAGGAGGTAGACGCGTATTTCCACAAGGCGCTCTCGAAACTCGCCGAAGACAACCTCTCGGCCGAAGAGACCCTCGCGATGAATATGGAGTTCGGGAAGGTGAATTTCAAATGCCTCGAGCTCCTCGATAAAGCGAACACGGAACATTTCGGCAACCCTTCCCCGACGAGGGTGAAATTGGGCCTGAAGAAGGGCCCGGCGATAATCGTCTCGGGCCACGACCTCCTCGACCTCGAAATGCTGTTGGACCAGACCGAGGGGAAGGGAATAAATGTCTACACGCACGGCGAGATGCTGCCGGCGCACGGATATCTTGCTTTCCATAAATACAAACACTTCGCCGGGCATTTCGGCACCGCGTGGCAGAACCAGCAGAAGGAATTCGACGGCGTGCCTGCCGCGTTCCTGTTCACGACAAACTGCATCCAGAAGCCGCGCGACTCCTATAAGGCGCAGGTATTCACGACCGGGCTGGTCGCGTGGCCGGGCGTCACCCATATCCCCGGGTTCGACGATAAAGACTTTTCGCCGGTCATCAGGAAGGCGCTCGAGCTCGACTGGCTCAAAGCGGATAAGATCGGGAAGGAGATAGTCGTCGGCTTCGGGCACAACGCGGTCCTGGGCGTCGCCGACAGGATAGTCGGATCCGTAAAAGAGAGAAGGATACGCCATTTCTTCCTCATAGGCGGATGCGACGGCGCGAAGCCGGGCAGGAATTATTACACCGAGTTCGCCGAAAAGGTCCCGAAAGATTGCGTGATACTTACGCTCGCCTGCGGGAAATTCCGCTTCAACACGCTCGAATTCGGAGATATCGGCGGCATCCCGCGCCTGCTCGACCTGGGCCAGTGCAACGACTCATATTCGGCGATAAAGATAGCGCTGGCGCTTGCCGGCGCGTTCGGCTGCGGCGTGAACGACCTGCCGTTATCCATCATTCTTTCCTGGTATGAGCAGAAGGCGGTCTGCATTTTTATCACGCTCCTTTCGCTGGGCGTGAAGAACATAAGACTTGGCCCGTCGCTTCCGGCATTCGTGTCGCCGAACGTGCTCAAAGTCCTCGTCAATAATTTCGGCGTGAAGCCCATCACCACGCCCGGCGAAGACCTGAAGGCGATCCTGGGATAA
- a CDS encoding Rrf2 family transcriptional regulator: MSIRLINRNTDYAVRALCYIAKKEEGLTSVPELVKSLRIPRPFLRKILQALNAKGLLISQKGAGGGFKLAREPKKISLLEVVKVFQGPIKLSECVLQKEACPNKKSCFLRRRLGTIEQFINIQLKPITIEGMIHGNKDVL; the protein is encoded by the coding sequence ATGAGCATAAGACTGATAAACAGGAATACGGATTACGCCGTGAGGGCGCTGTGCTATATAGCGAAGAAAGAAGAGGGGCTGACGTCGGTGCCGGAGCTTGTAAAGAGCCTCAGGATTCCGCGGCCGTTCCTCAGGAAGATACTGCAGGCCCTGAACGCTAAAGGGCTCCTTATTTCCCAGAAAGGCGCCGGCGGCGGGTTCAAACTGGCGCGTGAACCGAAGAAGATATCCTTACTGGAAGTCGTCAAAGTGTTCCAGGGTCCCATCAAATTAAGCGAATGCGTGCTTCAAAAGGAAGCTTGCCCCAATAAAAAATCTTGTTTTTTGAGGAGGCGGTTAGGTACAATAGAGCAGTTCATAAACATCCAACTGAAACCGATAACAATCGAGGGGATGATCCATGGAAACAAAGATGTTCTGTAG
- a CDS encoding DUF726 domain-containing protein: MRLFLRIFLTLTLFIVIFGAVYAEDTTPPMCIGLYINGGASYAKSTPATIWFFAYDPQSKVTEMSFSNDNITWSAPEPYRWSKNIVLPSGDGTKTIYAKAKDAAGNWLYPAHASIILNTQPPDDPNPPDDPQPPDGGESKITFSSPYNGQILEEKSILIGGRLDPYGHISNITVNGQPCKLDVGNNIFTGPTLLAPGEARRRNVEADSPDYIIMKVDPETHAGRNILTAQVTDDAGHITKEKITFYYYQLSVKSRFEYRNPTFPDMYIQDEDQEWWNVDLFKDPPFSGWENPQMNIRWRSPLGNAWRYYFSETNYFRYMDVREYIYLNKEDSEGNKVRIKYCLTLKTDLSFHTFPQTDPRKKTPMVLIFKDCTMLENIYDMPAHPLPVIGAKYKIESVDLNWLATRTSYNYFGGSDRDFQDYYIILEDYIPDTDKVLKVEGTFIEDDNSGLNFCQKFFCFELMDTLTGDILVDSNNDGFLGGDDNAVEQAAPGCVLWVNDDDDYDESSIHPDDAGAVDSNGNDGYDGNINGIRDLEDFMPINISIPTIKEWADPDKNVKFFLKAGGSGKIKIFERVKDTDEYEDFTYLKDLNSSIVQFTRPIILNLASGDKKELESKYFDDDGNFRAIFEGIEQGTLKLSLIVELGKDKTEVILDETYVTLKNIRDMYRFIDVRNGPSDGSDGKLRYRTINAEKKNMFMKDPGKIFMFIHGAWTSKSDAITWSNTVYKRLYRTGYRGGFVGFAWDSDEIGAPISLINPKLTFDNEWVNSFQTGQVLADVIENTKNEFKNVRINLMAHSLGGNLTSYALKVLSDQDKKQIVNNVFLIQVAVPGNAYAGRPEIDYYKDMYVSSAGNNVTGNVYNLYHENDRTLSWFNDDLAGEAWTIPLGIQGLPVPLSDNYELLSSNQMYNYYQISYYRYERSESEALGRQNLNSMLSNFISHYRKSDTLRPFGIRNHLSFGIEYYYDVMNYYTDILDPKEIESYKSRRY; encoded by the coding sequence ATGAGACTTTTCCTAAGAATTTTCCTTACATTAACCTTATTTATTGTTATATTCGGTGCAGTGTACGCCGAAGATACAACCCCTCCCATGTGTATCGGTCTCTATATAAATGGCGGCGCTTCCTACGCTAAGAGCACTCCGGCGACCATCTGGTTCTTCGCCTATGATCCGCAATCCAAAGTAACTGAGATGTCATTCTCGAACGATAACATCACCTGGTCGGCTCCCGAGCCCTATAGGTGGTCAAAAAATATCGTGCTGCCTTCCGGAGACGGCACTAAGACCATCTATGCCAAGGCAAAAGATGCCGCCGGAAACTGGTTATATCCGGCCCACGCTTCAATAATATTGAATACTCAGCCCCCGGATGATCCCAATCCCCCGGATGATCCCCAGCCCCCGGACGGTGGCGAATCAAAAATAACTTTCTCGTCTCCCTATAACGGCCAGATTTTAGAAGAAAAATCTATTTTGATAGGAGGAAGGCTCGACCCTTACGGCCATATCTCTAATATTACCGTAAACGGGCAACCTTGTAAGCTTGATGTTGGAAATAATATTTTTACCGGACCAACACTCCTAGCCCCGGGTGAGGCGCGCCGCAGGAATGTTGAAGCCGATTCCCCGGATTACATCATTATGAAGGTCGATCCGGAAACGCACGCCGGCAGAAACATCCTTACCGCGCAGGTGACCGATGACGCGGGGCATATTACAAAAGAGAAGATTACGTTTTATTATTATCAGCTGTCTGTAAAATCAAGATTTGAGTACCGCAATCCGACTTTCCCCGATATGTACATACAGGATGAGGATCAAGAATGGTGGAACGTGGATCTTTTTAAAGACCCGCCGTTTTCGGGCTGGGAGAATCCGCAAATGAATATCAGATGGCGTTCACCTCTAGGAAACGCCTGGAGATATTACTTTTCCGAAACAAATTATTTTCGTTATATGGATGTCCGAGAATACATATATCTCAATAAGGAGGATTCCGAAGGAAACAAGGTTAGGATAAAGTATTGCTTGACCTTAAAAACGGACTTAAGCTTTCATACTTTTCCGCAGACTGATCCCAGAAAGAAAACACCGATGGTGCTTATATTCAAGGATTGCACAATGCTCGAAAATATCTACGATATGCCGGCGCATCCTCTGCCTGTTATCGGGGCCAAATACAAGATAGAGTCCGTAGATTTAAATTGGTTGGCGACGCGGACATCGTATAATTATTTCGGCGGTAGCGACCGCGATTTTCAGGATTACTATATTATCCTGGAAGATTACATTCCCGATACGGACAAGGTATTAAAAGTAGAGGGCACTTTTATCGAGGACGACAATTCCGGTTTAAATTTCTGTCAAAAATTCTTTTGCTTTGAGTTGATGGACACCTTGACCGGCGACATCCTCGTTGACTCCAATAACGACGGTTTCCTGGGCGGCGATGACAATGCCGTCGAGCAGGCCGCGCCGGGGTGCGTGTTGTGGGTGAATGATGATGATGATTATGATGAGTCATCCATACATCCGGATGATGCCGGCGCGGTAGACAGCAACGGGAACGATGGTTATGACGGGAATATAAACGGGATAAGAGACCTTGAGGATTTTATGCCGATAAATATCAGTATTCCCACTATAAAAGAATGGGCAGATCCTGACAAGAACGTCAAGTTCTTCTTGAAGGCGGGAGGGTCAGGAAAGATTAAGATATTTGAGAGGGTAAAGGATACGGATGAATATGAAGACTTTACATATCTAAAGGACCTCAATAGTTCCATCGTCCAATTCACCAGACCAATCATATTAAATCTGGCTTCAGGCGACAAGAAAGAACTCGAGTCAAAATATTTCGATGATGATGGCAACTTCCGTGCCATCTTCGAAGGCATCGAGCAGGGCACGCTTAAATTATCCCTGATAGTCGAACTAGGTAAAGATAAAACAGAAGTGATATTGGATGAAACATATGTAACCTTAAAAAACATAAGGGATATGTATAGATTTATAGATGTTAGAAATGGTCCTTCTGACGGGAGCGATGGCAAGCTTAGATATAGGACAATTAATGCTGAAAAAAAGAATATGTTTATGAAAGATCCGGGCAAAATATTTATGTTCATCCATGGCGCCTGGACTTCAAAAAGCGACGCCATAACATGGAGTAATACTGTATATAAACGTTTATATAGAACTGGTTATAGGGGAGGTTTTGTAGGCTTTGCGTGGGATTCTGATGAAATCGGCGCCCCCATTTCGTTGATAAATCCTAAATTAACTTTTGATAACGAATGGGTGAATTCATTCCAAACAGGACAGGTTCTGGCCGATGTTATAGAAAATACCAAAAATGAGTTTAAAAATGTTAGAATAAACTTAATGGCGCATTCGTTGGGCGGAAATCTTACTTCATATGCTTTGAAAGTATTGTCGGATCAGGATAAGAAACAAATTGTCAATAATGTATTTCTGATACAAGTAGCAGTTCCGGGAAATGCGTATGCCGGCAGGCCCGAGATAGACTATTATAAGGATATGTATGTATCATCAGCGGGGAATAATGTAACCGGGAATGTTTATAATTTGTATCATGAAAACGATAGAACTTTAAGCTGGTTTAACGATGATTTGGCAGGAGAGGCATGGACTATTCCGCTTGGCATCCAGGGGTTGCCGGTCCCGCTTAGTGATAATTACGAGCTTCTGTCTTCAAACCAAATGTACAACTACTATCAAATATCTTATTACAGGTATGAAAGAAGTGAATCGGAGGCACTAGGAAGACAGAATTTGAACTCGATGTTGTCGAATTTTATAAGTCATTATCGCAAATCAGATACGCTTCGTCCTTTCGGTATACGTAACCATTTGAGTTTTGGTATAGAGTATTATTATGATGTCATGAATTATTATACAGATATTTTGGATCCTAAAGAAATCGAAAGCTACAAAAGCAGGAGGTATTAA